The following proteins come from a genomic window of Mauremys mutica isolate MM-2020 ecotype Southern chromosome 7, ASM2049712v1, whole genome shotgun sequence:
- the ADO gene encoding 2-aminoethanethiol dioxygenase has protein sequence MPRDNMASLIQRVAKQARITFRSPALGPGFGENLHRLQQLLNEVRAEDLHLVPRGPAAVPGAGCSRTGAGAGAGAVPPVSYMHICETESFSMGVFLLRSGACIPLHDHPGMNGMLKVLYGSLRIACLDPLPPAAPPGVRRRALLRSRQLCTPASPPCLLSPHTDNLHQIDAVDGPAAFLDILAPPYDPENGRDCHYYRLLEAPAAEPHALPREVWLVETPQAADFWCGGEPYPGPKVSP, from the coding sequence ATGCCCCGGGACAACATGGCCTCCCTGATCCAGCGGGTGGCCAAGCAGGCCCGCATCACCTTCCGGAGCCCGGCCCTGGGGCCGGGCTTCGGCGAGAACCTGCAccggctgcagcagctgctgaacGAGGTGCGGGCCGAGGACCTGCACCTGGTCCCGCGGGGCCCGGCGGCCGTGCCGGGGGCGGGCTGCTCGCggaccggggccggggccggggccggggcggtgCCGCCGGTGAGCTACATGCACATCTGCGAGACGGAGAGCTTCAGCATGGGCGTGTTCCTGCTGCGGAGCGGGGCCTGCATCCCGCTGCACGATCACCCGGGCATGAACGGCATGCTCAAGGTGCTCTACGGCAGCCTGCGCATCGCCTGCCTGGACCCGCtgccccccgccgcgccgcccggcgtCCGCCGCCGCGCCCTGCTCCGCTCGCGCCAGCTCTGCACGCCCGCCTCGCCGCCCTGCCTGCTCTCGCCGCACACCGACAACCTGCACCAGATCGACGCCGTGGACGGCCCGGCCGCCTTCCTCGACATCCTGGCGCCCCCCTACGACCCCGAGAACGGCCGGGACTGCCACTACTACCGCCTGCTGGAGGCGCCCGCCGCCGAGCCCCACGCCCTGCCCCGCGAGGTGTGGCTGGTGGAGACCCCGCAGGCGGCGGATTTCTGGTGTGGCGGAGAGCCCTACCCCGGGCCCAAGGTCTCCCCTTGA
- the EGR2 gene encoding E3 SUMO-protein ligase EGR2 isoform X2, whose protein sequence is MSSVTGDGMINVDMSDKRSLDLPYASSFAPAVSASRNQTFTYMGKFSIDPQYPGAGCYPEGIINIVSAGILQGVSTPSSSATSSSTASSASPNPLASSALSCSMAQNQPGDLEHLYSPPPPYSGCGELYQQDPSSAFLPASAGGSLPYHPPPSYPSPKAAADGGIFSMIPDYPGFFPPAQCQRELHAPPERKPFPCPLDSLRVPPPLTPLSTIRNFTLGGPGAGAAGGGGEGGRLPASAYSPHNLPLRPILRPRKYPNRPSKTPVHERPYPCPAEGCDRRFSRSDELTRHIRIHTGHKPFQCRICMRNFSRSDHLTTHIRTHTGEKPFACDFCGRKFARSDERKRHTKIHLRQKERKGAAAPSSSSGASAPAAPPPGAVCGGSSAAGSGSLAACASRTRTP, encoded by the exons ATGAGCAGTGTGACAGGAG ATGGAATGATCAATGTTGACATGAGTGACAAGAGATCCCTGGATCTGCCTTATGCCAGCAGCTTTGCCCCAGCAGTTTCTGCTTCCCGCAATCAGACTTTTACCTACATGGGCAAATTCTCCATCGACCCTCAGTACCCAGGAGCCGGCTGCTATCCGGAAGGGATCATTAACATCGTGAGCGCTGGGATCCTGCAGGGGGTCAGCACCCCCTCTTCATCGGCCACTTCTTCCTCCACGGCATCTTCTGCCTCCCCCAACCCGCTGGCCAGCAGCGCTctgagctgcagcatggctcagaACCAGCCCGGAGACCTGGAGCACCTGTACTCACCTCCGCCTCCCTACTCGGGCTGCGGGGAGCTCTAccagcaggacccctcctccgCTTTCCTGCCCGCCTCGGCCGGGGGCTCCCTGCCCTACCACCCGCCCCCGTCCTACCCTTCCCCCAAAGCGGCCGCGGACGGCGGGATCTTCTCCATGATCCCGGATTACCCGGGCTTCTTCCCGCCCGCCCAGTGCCAGCGGGAGCTGCACGCCCCGCCCGAGCGCAAGCCCTTCCCGTGCCCCCTGGACTCCCTCAGGGTCCCGCCGCCGCTCACGCCGCTCTCCACCATCCGCAACTTCACCCTGGGCGGCCCGGGGGCCGGGGCGGCAGGGGGAGGCGGGGAAGGTGGGCGGCTGCCCGCCAGCGCCTACAGCCCGCACAACCTGCCCCTGCGGCCCATCCTGCGGCCCCGCAAGTACCCGAACCGGCCCAGCAAGACGCCGGTGCACGAGCGGCCCTACCCGTGCCCGGCCGAGGGCTGCGACCGCCGCTTCTCCCGCTCGGACGAGCTAACGCGGCACATCCGCATCCACACCGGCCACAAGCCCTTCCAGTGCCGCATCTGCATGCGCAACTTCAGCCGCAGCGACCACCTCACCACCCACATCCGCACGCACACGGGCGAGAAGCCCTTCGCCTGCGACTTCTGCGGCCGGAAGTTCGCCCGCAGCGACGAGAGGAAGCGCCACACCAAGATCCACCTGCGCCAGAAGGAGAGGAAGGGCGCGgccgccccctcctcctccagcggGGCCAGCGCCCCGGCCGCGCCCCCGCCTGGCGCCGTGTGCGGCGGGAGCAGCGCCGCCGGCTCGGGGAGCCTGGCTGCCTGCGCCTCCAGGACCAGGACGCCCTGA
- the EGR2 gene encoding E3 SUMO-protein ligase EGR2 isoform X1, translated as MWIMNVSLFGDKVLYVGITVAILLSENIYPVDDIATTLPTSVTIFPNADLGGPFDQMSSVTGDGMINVDMSDKRSLDLPYASSFAPAVSASRNQTFTYMGKFSIDPQYPGAGCYPEGIINIVSAGILQGVSTPSSSATSSSTASSASPNPLASSALSCSMAQNQPGDLEHLYSPPPPYSGCGELYQQDPSSAFLPASAGGSLPYHPPPSYPSPKAAADGGIFSMIPDYPGFFPPAQCQRELHAPPERKPFPCPLDSLRVPPPLTPLSTIRNFTLGGPGAGAAGGGGEGGRLPASAYSPHNLPLRPILRPRKYPNRPSKTPVHERPYPCPAEGCDRRFSRSDELTRHIRIHTGHKPFQCRICMRNFSRSDHLTTHIRTHTGEKPFACDFCGRKFARSDERKRHTKIHLRQKERKGAAAPSSSSGASAPAAPPPGAVCGGSSAAGSGSLAACASRTRTP; from the exons CTATCCGAAAACATTTACCCTGTGGATGACATCGCTACCACATTGCCAACTTCGGTCACAATCTTCCCCAATGCTGACTTAGGAGGACCGTTTGACCAGATGAGCAGTGTGACAGGAG ATGGAATGATCAATGTTGACATGAGTGACAAGAGATCCCTGGATCTGCCTTATGCCAGCAGCTTTGCCCCAGCAGTTTCTGCTTCCCGCAATCAGACTTTTACCTACATGGGCAAATTCTCCATCGACCCTCAGTACCCAGGAGCCGGCTGCTATCCGGAAGGGATCATTAACATCGTGAGCGCTGGGATCCTGCAGGGGGTCAGCACCCCCTCTTCATCGGCCACTTCTTCCTCCACGGCATCTTCTGCCTCCCCCAACCCGCTGGCCAGCAGCGCTctgagctgcagcatggctcagaACCAGCCCGGAGACCTGGAGCACCTGTACTCACCTCCGCCTCCCTACTCGGGCTGCGGGGAGCTCTAccagcaggacccctcctccgCTTTCCTGCCCGCCTCGGCCGGGGGCTCCCTGCCCTACCACCCGCCCCCGTCCTACCCTTCCCCCAAAGCGGCCGCGGACGGCGGGATCTTCTCCATGATCCCGGATTACCCGGGCTTCTTCCCGCCCGCCCAGTGCCAGCGGGAGCTGCACGCCCCGCCCGAGCGCAAGCCCTTCCCGTGCCCCCTGGACTCCCTCAGGGTCCCGCCGCCGCTCACGCCGCTCTCCACCATCCGCAACTTCACCCTGGGCGGCCCGGGGGCCGGGGCGGCAGGGGGAGGCGGGGAAGGTGGGCGGCTGCCCGCCAGCGCCTACAGCCCGCACAACCTGCCCCTGCGGCCCATCCTGCGGCCCCGCAAGTACCCGAACCGGCCCAGCAAGACGCCGGTGCACGAGCGGCCCTACCCGTGCCCGGCCGAGGGCTGCGACCGCCGCTTCTCCCGCTCGGACGAGCTAACGCGGCACATCCGCATCCACACCGGCCACAAGCCCTTCCAGTGCCGCATCTGCATGCGCAACTTCAGCCGCAGCGACCACCTCACCACCCACATCCGCACGCACACGGGCGAGAAGCCCTTCGCCTGCGACTTCTGCGGCCGGAAGTTCGCCCGCAGCGACGAGAGGAAGCGCCACACCAAGATCCACCTGCGCCAGAAGGAGAGGAAGGGCGCGgccgccccctcctcctccagcggGGCCAGCGCCCCGGCCGCGCCCCCGCCTGGCGCCGTGTGCGGCGGGAGCAGCGCCGCCGGCTCGGGGAGCCTGGCTGCCTGCGCCTCCAGGACCAGGACGCCCTGA
- the EGR2 gene encoding E3 SUMO-protein ligase EGR2 isoform X3, with protein MINVDMSDKRSLDLPYASSFAPAVSASRNQTFTYMGKFSIDPQYPGAGCYPEGIINIVSAGILQGVSTPSSSATSSSTASSASPNPLASSALSCSMAQNQPGDLEHLYSPPPPYSGCGELYQQDPSSAFLPASAGGSLPYHPPPSYPSPKAAADGGIFSMIPDYPGFFPPAQCQRELHAPPERKPFPCPLDSLRVPPPLTPLSTIRNFTLGGPGAGAAGGGGEGGRLPASAYSPHNLPLRPILRPRKYPNRPSKTPVHERPYPCPAEGCDRRFSRSDELTRHIRIHTGHKPFQCRICMRNFSRSDHLTTHIRTHTGEKPFACDFCGRKFARSDERKRHTKIHLRQKERKGAAAPSSSSGASAPAAPPPGAVCGGSSAAGSGSLAACASRTRTP; from the coding sequence ATGATCAATGTTGACATGAGTGACAAGAGATCCCTGGATCTGCCTTATGCCAGCAGCTTTGCCCCAGCAGTTTCTGCTTCCCGCAATCAGACTTTTACCTACATGGGCAAATTCTCCATCGACCCTCAGTACCCAGGAGCCGGCTGCTATCCGGAAGGGATCATTAACATCGTGAGCGCTGGGATCCTGCAGGGGGTCAGCACCCCCTCTTCATCGGCCACTTCTTCCTCCACGGCATCTTCTGCCTCCCCCAACCCGCTGGCCAGCAGCGCTctgagctgcagcatggctcagaACCAGCCCGGAGACCTGGAGCACCTGTACTCACCTCCGCCTCCCTACTCGGGCTGCGGGGAGCTCTAccagcaggacccctcctccgCTTTCCTGCCCGCCTCGGCCGGGGGCTCCCTGCCCTACCACCCGCCCCCGTCCTACCCTTCCCCCAAAGCGGCCGCGGACGGCGGGATCTTCTCCATGATCCCGGATTACCCGGGCTTCTTCCCGCCCGCCCAGTGCCAGCGGGAGCTGCACGCCCCGCCCGAGCGCAAGCCCTTCCCGTGCCCCCTGGACTCCCTCAGGGTCCCGCCGCCGCTCACGCCGCTCTCCACCATCCGCAACTTCACCCTGGGCGGCCCGGGGGCCGGGGCGGCAGGGGGAGGCGGGGAAGGTGGGCGGCTGCCCGCCAGCGCCTACAGCCCGCACAACCTGCCCCTGCGGCCCATCCTGCGGCCCCGCAAGTACCCGAACCGGCCCAGCAAGACGCCGGTGCACGAGCGGCCCTACCCGTGCCCGGCCGAGGGCTGCGACCGCCGCTTCTCCCGCTCGGACGAGCTAACGCGGCACATCCGCATCCACACCGGCCACAAGCCCTTCCAGTGCCGCATCTGCATGCGCAACTTCAGCCGCAGCGACCACCTCACCACCCACATCCGCACGCACACGGGCGAGAAGCCCTTCGCCTGCGACTTCTGCGGCCGGAAGTTCGCCCGCAGCGACGAGAGGAAGCGCCACACCAAGATCCACCTGCGCCAGAAGGAGAGGAAGGGCGCGgccgccccctcctcctccagcggGGCCAGCGCCCCGGCCGCGCCCCCGCCTGGCGCCGTGTGCGGCGGGAGCAGCGCCGCCGGCTCGGGGAGCCTGGCTGCCTGCGCCTCCAGGACCAGGACGCCCTGA